Within bacterium, the genomic segment TCGCTCGATTGCTGCAGGCGCAGGGCGGCCTGCTCCTCCTCCTGGTGGCGGCGGGCCGCCCGGGCGCGCGTGTTGTCCGCCTCCGCCGTCGCCAGCTTGTTCACCAGCACCGGCAGGCCCGGATCCACGAGGGCCTCCACGGCCTTTCGCTGCTCCCGGCCCTGGGCCACCAGCGTCTCCACGCGGGCGCGCGCCTCCGCCAGCTCCTGCTCCAAGCGGGCCACATCCTCCTTGGCCGCGGCATGGTCGCGGTAGAGATCCTGCATCGACTGGCGCACCGCGTCGTTGGCCCTCTCCTGCTCCCGGGCGGATTCGATCTGGCGGGTCAGGTCCGACAGGCTGACCTCCTCCCTGGGTGCGTCCACGGAGGGCGGCTCCAAGGCCTCCAGGCGCGCCTGGGCCGCTTTCAGGTCCCGGTTCACGTCCGTACGCTCGTCGTAGATGGCCTGGCGCTTGGCCTTCAGGGCCTCGATGGGTTCCCGCACGCCGGCCAGGTCGATCATCACCTTGGCCTGGGCTTCGGGCTTCATGCGCACGAACTCGCTGGGATCGAAGCACAGGGTGTGGAAGAAGGCGTCCAGGATGGCCTGGGGGCTGGGGAAGCTGCCCTTGTCCGGGGTCCAGATCTTCAGGCTCCAGCCGCCCTCGGCCGTGATGGTGCGCGTCACGCGGATCCGCCGCGGGCTGTTTGAGCGGGCGTCGTCCGCCGGCGCCAGGTCCAGGGCGATGACGGCCTTGTCGGCGTCTTCATGGACGGGCTCGTCCTCGCGCTGCAGGACCTTGGCCCCGCCCAGCGCCGTCCAGATGGCCTTGATGACGCTGGACTTCCCCTGGCCGTTCTCACCGGATAGGTCCACCGCGTGGGCGGCGGGGTCGAAGGCGATGCGCACGGCCTTCAAGCGCAGGAAGTTCTCGGCCGACAGGCCAATGAGACGGTAGCTGTCGGCCAGCTGGTGGGGTTTCTTCTCAGCCAACTGTGGCCTCCTTCTGCTGCTTATCCTTCCGGCGCTCCGGCATCCATCTCCATCTGCGGAAGGCTGTTGGACCCTTCCTGGATGGTCTCCACGCTCGCCCATGCTCATCGTGCCCGGATTCGTGCACACGGCGTTCTGTCTTCATCTCGGCCATGACGGGTCCTTTCAGAATGGGAGGTCTTCGGGTTCTTCAATGGCAGGGGGCCGCGCCGGCACTGCCGTCGACTGCGTCGGCGCCGGCGTGGGGGCGGCCGCATCCTCGGCGTCCAGTCCGTGCAGGCGCTGCAGCGCTTGGTGCAGGGTATCGGGTTTGAGCTTCATGACACGGACGCGCTTGCCGCCCACCGTGGCCCGGCTGATGTCTGTCTCCGCGATGACGTGCTGGGACTTCAGCAGGTTGGTCAGACGGTTGCTGGTCAGCTTCTTCTCGAAGGGCCAGGCTCCATCTTCCTGCAGCTCGGTGTGGATACCGTCGGCCAGCTTGTTCGTGACGTAGGACCAAGCCGTCCCCGCCAGCTCGAAGTCCTGCTGGTTGTCACCGGTGATGAGGTTGTGCAGCGTCTGCAGAATGAGGATGTCGATGTTCTCGCGGCGGCCCTTCTCTTCGCGCTCGGCTTCCTTCTCCCGCTGGGTCTGTCGGATGCGATCGAACAGGCTGCAGGTCTCATCCCAGGTGGCTTCGCGGTCGACCTGGGCAGCCAGCACCATGATGGGCAGCCAGATCTCACGTTCACGGCTTTCGAGATCCGGGAAGGCCCCCACCCATTCATGGGAATAGATTTGGTGGATGATGTGGAACTTGGTGAGGGCCCAGCAGTGCAGCTTGTTGCGCAGGATCATGGCGCGCCGGGCAATCTCCTGCTCGCATTGGGCCGCGTCCCGGATCACCACGTCCTTGTGCTTCTTCAGGCTGCGGAGCTGGATGCAGCGGTTGCCAAAGACATGGTCGAT encodes:
- a CDS encoding AAA family ATPase — protein: MAEKKPHQLADSYRLIGLSAENFLRLKAVRIAFDPAAHAVDLSGENGQGKSSVIKAIWTALGGAKVLQREDEPVHEDADKAVIALDLAPADDARSNSPRRIRVTRTITAEGGWSLKIWTPDKGSFPSPQAILDAFFHTLCFDPSEFVRMKPEAQAKVMIDLAGVREPIEALKAKRQAIYDERTDVNRDLKAAQARLEALEPPSVDAPREEVSLSDLTRQIESAREQERANDAVRQSMQDLYRDHAAAKEDVARLEQELAEARARVETLVAQGREQRKAVEALVDPGLPVLVNKLATAEADNTRARAARRHQEEEQAALRLQQSSEALTTRIDAVNDEIAQVLLSARLPIEGLAITEDGTIRYKEKPFAQASDAERLEVSLAMGA